Proteins from a genomic interval of Pseudomonas asplenii:
- a CDS encoding ABC transporter ATP-binding protein, giving the protein MSSDIAIAAEGLGKYYPLYSKPSDRLIQMLFQGHKSRCRKFRALNGVSFEMKKGEAIGIIGRNGSGKSTLLQLICGTLRPTSGTLRVQGRVAALLELGAGFNAEFTGRENVYMAASLYGLSIEEINQRFSAIAAFADIGGFMEQPVKTYSSGMYVRLAFAVVAHVDADILVIDEALSVGDAYFSQKCMRFIRQFKKRHSLIFVSHDTAAVINLCDRVIWLDQGGQRLAGPSRMVCEAYLNDLFEAMNAGLNEPVVIDSDEHAGMIRRHGHEGLQWRDQRADAINASALRNDLEIFRFDPDAPGAFGGEQAHIVNVRLNDSAGIGLTWVLGGERVTLRVEAQAHVLLERPIIGFFVKDRLGQTLFGDNTYLSQRDKACAASAGSLLLAEFEFFMPWLAKGDYVIQVAIADGEQSDHRQLHWCHEALVIRSHHDPVSTGLIGIPFINISLNVATQ; this is encoded by the coding sequence ATGTCCTCTGATATTGCCATCGCTGCCGAAGGGCTCGGCAAGTATTACCCCCTCTACAGCAAGCCCAGTGACCGGCTGATTCAGATGCTGTTTCAGGGGCACAAGTCCCGTTGTCGCAAATTCCGGGCACTGAACGGTGTGTCGTTCGAGATGAAAAAGGGTGAGGCGATCGGCATCATCGGCCGTAACGGCTCTGGCAAGTCGACCCTGCTGCAATTGATCTGCGGAACTTTGCGCCCGACATCGGGAACCCTTCGTGTCCAGGGGCGAGTGGCGGCCTTGCTGGAACTGGGGGCAGGCTTCAATGCCGAGTTCACCGGCCGTGAGAATGTCTACATGGCGGCTTCGCTGTACGGGTTGAGTATCGAAGAGATCAACCAGCGCTTTTCCGCCATTGCGGCTTTTGCCGATATCGGTGGCTTCATGGAGCAGCCGGTCAAGACCTATTCCAGCGGTATGTATGTGCGTCTGGCGTTTGCGGTCGTCGCTCATGTCGATGCCGATATCCTGGTAATCGACGAGGCGCTTTCGGTGGGTGATGCGTATTTCTCGCAGAAATGCATGCGTTTTATCCGCCAGTTCAAGAAGCGGCACTCGCTGATCTTTGTCAGTCACGATACCGCGGCGGTCATCAACCTCTGCGATCGCGTGATCTGGCTGGATCAGGGCGGACAGCGGTTGGCCGGTCCCTCCAGAATGGTTTGTGAGGCATACCTGAACGATCTGTTCGAGGCCATGAATGCAGGGCTAAACGAGCCCGTTGTGATCGATTCCGACGAACATGCAGGCATGATCAGGCGCCACGGCCATGAGGGCCTGCAGTGGCGTGACCAACGGGCTGATGCGATCAATGCGAGCGCCCTCAGGAATGACCTGGAAATCTTTCGTTTCGACCCTGACGCTCCTGGTGCGTTTGGCGGGGAACAAGCGCATATCGTCAACGTGAGGCTCAACGATAGCGCCGGCATCGGTCTGACCTGGGTTCTGGGTGGCGAACGGGTCACCCTCCGGGTCGAAGCCCAGGCTCATGTCCTGCTGGAGCGGCCGATCATCGGCTTTTTCGTCAAGGACCGCCTGGGACAGACGCTGTTTGGCGACAACACCTACCTCAGTCAACGGGACAAGGCGTGTGCGGCGTCGGCCGGTTCGCTGTTGTTGGCCGAGTTCGAGTTCTTCATGCCCTGGCTGGCCAAGGGCGACTATGTCATCCAGGTCGCGATCGCCGACGGCGAACAGAGCGACCATCGGCAATTGCACTGGTGTCATGAGGCACTGGTGATCCGCTCGCACCATGATCCGGTCTCGACCGGCCTCATCGGCATCCCGTTCATCAATATCAGTCTCAATGTGGCCACCCAGTAA
- a CDS encoding glycoside hydrolase family 99-like domain-containing protein — protein MHPSAMELGKLFFDTYVMPERQTTVVDIGAQNINGSLREVCPVSVHYIGVDCVAGEGVDIVLEDAYRLPFAEQSIDIVVCSSVFEHAEFFWELFIEIIRVLKPDGLLYINVPSNGYIHRYPVDCWRFYPDAGLALVAWARRQGYAPALLESFINERPVGKAAQTPSAIWNDFVAIFVKDQCARTVHARRLLEQHGGYRNAICDNPAIAARMAESSEDMELIRRGEEALDQALTQRAQLMRLLSEQELNSALASQALDALRASTSWRITRPLRWIAGYWRCSSFLPRLLSALRRRGNVRRWLRKLLNIRREEGLVGLLRRCQAHGCDRWRSRRQSGERYSPKDIPVIRFESMAEGFVPYQKHPELDPTIRLIAFYLPQYHPFPENDAWWGKGFTEWSNVCKAQPNFVGHHQPHLPIHFGYYDLRVPEVMEEQARLAKSYGISGFNYYFYWFAGKTLMDTPLERMLANPNVDIPFCLTWANENWTRRWDGQEQDVLIAQEHGLDDSLAFIRHLVKYFKDDRYIRIEGKPLLIIYRADIIPDMAEVARHWREEIAAQGFPGLYLICAQTFGIKGPEIFGFDAAMEFPPHTTLSSPMTDQVMVSNRDFAGVVFDYEQVAENAVRATEPEYKLFRSVMLSWDNTARKQNNSHIFHNFSLLRYKQWLSANCLRVLNSDKYQGDEQLVFINAWNEWAEGTHLEPDRKYGYGYLQATHDVATNLEVRTCSRLRSCGDRRKHPLAVIVHLHYPDVWPGIQARLSSLSAVGCDLYVSVTRQDLVDEVLEAFPEAFVALVENRGRDILPFLDMLALIADLGYIVVCKIHGKKSTYRTDGDKIRDEILGALIGESEDIRRCVSRFETDQSLGMLVPKKYLLAHSKLNMKYNQAQVLALCEQLGIEYHPGVFPAGSMFWFRAEALKALGKVRDTDFSLESGLCDGTLPHAIERVLCLLVEASGYRVEAC, from the coding sequence ATGCATCCGTCGGCAATGGAGCTTGGAAAGCTGTTTTTCGATACCTATGTCATGCCGGAGCGCCAGACCACGGTGGTCGATATCGGAGCGCAGAATATCAACGGTTCACTGAGAGAAGTCTGCCCGGTGTCAGTGCACTACATCGGCGTCGACTGTGTGGCAGGCGAGGGCGTCGATATCGTTTTGGAGGATGCCTATCGATTGCCTTTCGCCGAGCAAAGCATCGACATCGTCGTGTGCAGTTCGGTGTTCGAGCATGCCGAGTTCTTCTGGGAGCTGTTTATCGAGATCATCAGGGTGCTCAAGCCTGATGGCCTGCTGTACATCAATGTACCGAGCAATGGTTACATCCATCGTTATCCGGTCGACTGCTGGCGTTTCTATCCGGATGCCGGGCTGGCCCTGGTGGCTTGGGCAAGACGCCAGGGTTACGCGCCGGCCTTGTTGGAATCGTTCATCAACGAACGGCCTGTTGGGAAAGCTGCACAGACACCGTCGGCCATATGGAATGACTTTGTCGCCATTTTCGTAAAGGACCAGTGCGCCCGAACGGTGCATGCCCGTCGCCTGCTGGAGCAGCATGGGGGTTACCGCAACGCGATCTGCGACAACCCGGCCATTGCGGCCCGGATGGCGGAGTCAAGCGAAGACATGGAGTTGATCCGGCGCGGCGAAGAGGCCCTGGATCAGGCGCTGACGCAGCGGGCGCAACTGATGCGTCTGCTGTCTGAACAGGAGCTTAACAGTGCTCTCGCCAGCCAGGCGCTTGATGCGCTACGCGCCTCGACCAGTTGGCGGATAACCCGGCCATTACGATGGATAGCCGGTTATTGGCGGTGTTCGTCGTTTTTACCCAGATTGCTGTCGGCTCTGAGGCGCCGAGGCAATGTGAGGCGATGGCTGCGCAAACTATTGAACATCCGCCGGGAGGAGGGGCTGGTTGGCTTGCTGCGGCGCTGCCAGGCTCATGGCTGCGACAGGTGGCGTAGCCGTCGGCAGTCTGGTGAACGCTACTCCCCGAAAGACATTCCCGTCATCCGGTTTGAGTCGATGGCGGAAGGTTTTGTCCCCTATCAGAAACACCCGGAACTGGACCCGACGATCAGGCTGATCGCTTTCTATCTGCCGCAATATCATCCTTTTCCCGAGAACGATGCGTGGTGGGGCAAGGGCTTCACTGAATGGTCGAATGTCTGTAAGGCGCAGCCCAATTTTGTCGGCCACCATCAGCCGCACCTGCCTATCCATTTTGGCTACTATGATCTGCGGGTTCCCGAAGTGATGGAAGAGCAAGCGCGACTGGCCAAGTCCTACGGTATTTCAGGGTTCAATTATTACTTCTACTGGTTTGCCGGAAAGACTCTGATGGATACGCCATTGGAGAGGATGCTGGCCAACCCGAATGTCGATATTCCCTTCTGTCTGACGTGGGCTAATGAAAACTGGACGCGTCGTTGGGACGGACAAGAACAGGATGTGCTGATCGCACAGGAACATGGGCTTGATGATTCATTGGCGTTTATTCGTCATCTCGTCAAATACTTCAAGGATGACCGCTATATCAGAATCGAGGGTAAGCCGCTGCTGATCATCTACCGCGCCGATATCATCCCCGATATGGCCGAGGTGGCCCGGCACTGGCGTGAGGAAATCGCTGCGCAGGGGTTTCCAGGGTTGTATCTGATCTGTGCGCAGACCTTCGGAATCAAGGGTCCCGAGATATTTGGCTTCGATGCCGCCATGGAGTTTCCACCCCATACCACCCTCAGTTCTCCGATGACCGATCAAGTGATGGTCTCCAATCGGGATTTTGCCGGTGTGGTATTCGACTATGAGCAAGTGGCGGAAAATGCGGTGAGGGCGACGGAGCCGGAGTACAAGTTGTTTCGCAGCGTCATGTTGTCTTGGGACAATACCGCCAGAAAACAGAATAACAGTCATATCTTTCACAACTTCAGCCTGTTGCGCTACAAACAGTGGTTGTCAGCGAATTGCCTACGGGTATTGAACTCGGACAAGTACCAGGGTGATGAACAATTGGTCTTTATCAACGCCTGGAACGAATGGGCCGAAGGAACGCATCTTGAACCGGATCGCAAATATGGCTATGGCTATCTGCAGGCCACCCATGACGTGGCCACGAATCTTGAGGTCCGTACCTGTTCCCGGTTGAGGTCGTGCGGTGACCGCAGAAAACACCCGCTCGCGGTGATTGTGCACCTGCATTACCCGGATGTCTGGCCGGGTATCCAGGCCCGATTGTCGAGTCTGAGCGCGGTCGGATGCGACCTGTATGTCAGTGTGACCCGCCAGGATCTGGTGGATGAGGTGCTTGAGGCATTCCCCGAGGCCTTTGTTGCCCTGGTAGAAAATCGTGGCCGGGATATCCTGCCATTTCTGGACATGCTGGCGTTGATTGCCGACCTTGGTTATATCGTGGTGTGCAAAATCCACGGTAAGAAAAGTACTTACCGCACCGATGGCGACAAGATTCGTGACGAGATCCTGGGAGCCTTGATTGGCGAAAGCGAAGATATCAGGCGATGCGTTTCCCGCTTCGAGACTGACCAGTCGTTGGGGATGCTGGTGCCGAAGAAGTACCTGTTGGCGCATTCGAAACTCAATATGAAGTACAACCAGGCCCAGGTGTTGGCACTGTGCGAGCAACTGGGTATCGAGTATCACCCTGGCGTTTTTCCGGCCGGGTCGATGTTCTGGTTCCGGGCCGAGGCGCTGAAAGCTCTGGGCAAGGTCCGGGATACGGATTTCTCCCTGGAAAGCGGACTCTGCGACGGAACCCTACCCCATGCCATCGAGCGGGTGCTCTGCCTGCTGGTCGAGGCGTCCGGCTATCGTGTCGAAGCTTGTTGA
- a CDS encoding NAD-glutamate dehydrogenase: MAFFTAASKADFQHQLQAALAQHISEQALPQVALFAEQFFGIISLDELTQRRLSDLAGCTLSAWRLLERFDHAQPQVRVYNPDYERHGWQSTHTAVEVLHHDLPFLVDSVRTELNRRGYSIHTLQTTVLSVRRGGKGELLEILPKGTQGEGILNESLMYLEIDRCANAAELNVLSRELEQVLAEVRVAVTDFEPMKAKVRELIEGIDNSQFAIAADEKSEIKSFLEWLVNNHFTFLGYEEFVVQGDQDGGHIAYDPNSFLGLTKLLRAGLTAEDLRIEDYAVAYLAEPTPLSFAKAAHPSRVHRPAYPDFVSVRVIDADGKVVKECRFLGLYTSSVYGESVRVIPYIRRKVEEIERRSGFQSKAHLGKELAQVLEVLPRDDLFQTPVDELFSTVMSIVQIQERNKIRVFLRKDPYGRFCYCLAYVPRDIYSTEVRQKIQQVLMDRLKATDCEFWTFFSESVLARVQLILRVDPKNRLDIDPLLLEKEVVQACRSWQDDYASLVVESFGEAHGTNVLADFPKGFPAGYRERFAAHSAVVDMQHLLSLTEANPLVMSFYQPLGQVSGQRELHCKLYHADTPLALSDVLPILENLGLRVLGEFPYRLRHSNGREFWIHDFAFTAAEGLDLDIQQLNDTLQDAFVHIVRGDAENDAFNRLVLTAGLPWRDVALLRAYARYLKQIRLGFDLGYIASTLNNHTDIARELTRLFKTRFYLARKLSAEDLDDKQQRLEQAILSALDDVQVLNEDRILRRYLDLIKATLRTNFYQTDANGQNKSYFSFKFNPHAIPELPKPVPKFEIFVYSPRVEGVHLRFGNVARGGLRWSDREEDFRTEVLGLVKAQQVKNSVIVPVGAKGGFLPRRLPLGGSRDEIAAEGIACYRIFISGLLDITDNLKDGALVPPANVVRHDDDDPYLVVAADKGTATFSDIANGIAIDYGFWLGDAFASGGSAGYDHKKMGITAKGAWVGVQRHFRERGINVQEDSVTVVGIGDMAGDVFGNGLLMSDKLKLVAAFNHLHIFIDPNPEPASSFAERQRLFDLPRSAWSDYDTSIMSAGGGIFSRSAKSIAISPQMKERFDIRADKLTPTELLNALLKAPVDLLWNGGIGTYVKASTESHADVGDKANDALRVNGNELRCKVVGEGGNLGMTQLGRVEFGLNGGGSNTDFIDNAGGVDCSDHEVNIKILLNEVVQAGDMTEKQRNQLLGSMTDEVGGLVLGNNYKQTQALSLAARRAYDRIAEYKRLMSDLEGRGKLDRAIEFLPSEEQLAERFAAGQGLTRAELSVLISYSKIDLKAALLDSKVPDDEYLTRDMETAFPPMLVSKFADAMRRHRLKREIVSTQIANDLVNHMGITFVQRLKESTGMSPANVAGAYVIVRDIFHLPHWFRQIEALDYKVAAETQLELMDELMRLGRRATRWFLRSRRNEQDAARDVAHFGPHLAALGLKLDELLEGPTREVWQTRYQAYVEAGVPELLARMVAGTTHLYTLLPIIEAADVTGHDAAEVARAYFAVGSALDLTWYSQQISDLRVANNWQAQAREAFRDDVDWQQRAITISVLKLADAPQDMEARVALWLEQNASMADRWRAMLVEIRAASGTDYAMYAVANRELMDLALSGQPVL, translated from the coding sequence ATGGCGTTCTTCACCGCAGCCAGCAAGGCCGACTTCCAGCATCAACTGCAAGCGGCACTGGCGCAGCACATCAGCGAGCAGGCACTGCCACAAGTGGCGCTGTTTGCTGAACAGTTCTTCGGCATCATTTCCCTGGATGAACTGACCCAGCGTCGACTCTCCGATCTCGCCGGCTGTACCCTGTCGGCCTGGCGCCTCCTGGAGCGCTTCGACCACGCCCAGCCACAAGTCCGGGTCTACAACCCGGATTACGAACGCCATGGCTGGCAATCGACCCACACCGCCGTGGAAGTCCTGCATCACGACCTGCCGTTCCTGGTGGATTCGGTGCGTACCGAACTCAATCGCCGCGGCTACAGCATCCATACCCTGCAGACCACCGTGCTCAGCGTGCGCCGTGGTGGCAAGGGTGAACTGCTGGAAATCCTGCCAAAAGGCACCCAGGGCGAGGGGATTCTCAATGAATCGCTGATGTACCTGGAGATCGACCGTTGCGCCAACGCCGCCGAACTGAACGTGCTGTCCAGGGAACTGGAGCAGGTGCTGGCGGAAGTGCGGGTGGCGGTCACCGACTTCGAACCGATGAAGGCCAAGGTCCGGGAACTGATCGAAGGCATCGACAACAGTCAGTTCGCCATCGCCGCCGATGAAAAGTCCGAAATCAAGAGCTTCCTGGAGTGGCTGGTGAACAACCACTTCACCTTCCTCGGCTACGAAGAGTTCGTGGTCCAGGGTGATCAGGATGGCGGTCACATCGCGTACGACCCGAACTCCTTCCTCGGCCTGACCAAGTTGCTGCGCGCCGGCCTCACCGCCGAGGACCTGCGCATCGAAGACTACGCCGTCGCCTACCTCGCCGAACCGACCCCGCTGTCGTTCGCCAAGGCCGCGCACCCGAGCCGTGTTCATCGTCCGGCCTACCCGGACTTCGTTTCCGTGCGGGTGATCGACGCCGATGGCAAAGTCGTCAAGGAATGCCGCTTCCTGGGCCTCTACACCTCCTCGGTCTACGGTGAGAGCGTGCGGGTGATCCCGTACATCCGTCGCAAGGTCGAGGAAATCGAACGCCGTTCCGGCTTCCAGTCCAAGGCCCACCTGGGCAAGGAACTGGCCCAGGTGCTCGAGGTACTGCCGCGCGACGACCTGTTCCAGACGCCGGTTGACGAACTGTTCAGCACCGTGATGTCGATCGTGCAGATCCAGGAACGCAACAAGATCCGCGTGTTCCTGCGCAAGGATCCGTACGGCCGCTTCTGCTATTGCCTGGCCTACGTGCCGCGTGACATCTATTCCACCGAAGTGCGCCAGAAGATCCAGCAAGTGCTGATGGATCGCCTGAAAGCCACCGACTGCGAATTCTGGACCTTCTTCTCCGAGTCCGTGCTGGCCCGCGTACAACTGATCCTGCGGGTCGATCCAAAGAACCGCCTGGACATCGATCCGCTGCTGCTGGAAAAAGAAGTGGTCCAGGCCTGTCGCAGCTGGCAGGACGACTATGCCAGCCTGGTGGTCGAGAGCTTCGGCGAAGCCCATGGCACCAACGTGCTGGCGGACTTCCCGAAAGGCTTCCCGGCTGGTTATCGCGAGCGCTTCGCCGCGCATTCGGCCGTGGTCGACATGCAGCACCTGCTGAGCCTGACCGAAGCCAATCCGCTGGTCATGAGCTTCTACCAGCCGCTGGGCCAGGTGTCCGGCCAGCGTGAGCTGCATTGCAAGCTGTACCATGCCGATACCCCGCTGGCCCTGTCCGACGTCCTGCCGATCCTGGAAAACCTCGGCCTGCGCGTGCTGGGCGAGTTCCCGTACCGCCTGCGCCACAGCAACGGCCGCGAGTTCTGGATCCATGACTTCGCCTTCACCGCCGCCGAAGGCCTGGACCTGGATATCCAGCAACTGAACGACACCCTGCAGGACGCCTTCGTCCACATCGTCCGTGGCGATGCCGAGAACGATGCGTTCAACCGCCTGGTGCTGACTGCCGGCCTGCCATGGCGTGACGTGGCGCTGCTGCGTGCCTACGCCCGCTACCTCAAGCAGATCCGCCTGGGCTTCGACCTGGGTTACATCGCCAGTACCCTGAACAACCACACCGATATCGCCCGCGAACTGACGCGGTTGTTCAAGACCCGTTTCTACCTGGCCCGCAAGCTCAGCGCCGAGGACCTGGACGACAAGCAGCAGCGTCTGGAACAGGCGATCCTGAGTGCCCTGGACGACGTCCAGGTGCTGAACGAAGACCGCATCCTGCGTCGCTACCTCGACCTGATCAAGGCGACCCTGCGGACCAACTTCTACCAGACCGACGCCAACGGCCAGAACAAGTCGTACTTCAGCTTCAAGTTCAACCCGCACGCGATTCCCGAGCTGCCCAAGCCGGTACCGAAGTTCGAGATCTTCGTCTATTCGCCACGGGTCGAGGGCGTGCACCTGCGCTTCGGCAACGTTGCGCGCGGCGGTCTGCGCTGGTCGGACCGTGAGGAAGACTTCCGTACCGAAGTCCTGGGCCTGGTAAAAGCCCAGCAAGTGAAGAACTCGGTGATCGTGCCGGTGGGCGCCAAGGGTGGCTTCCTGCCGCGTCGCCTGCCATTGGGCGGCAGCCGGGACGAGATCGCGGCCGAAGGTATCGCCTGCTACCGCATCTTCATCTCCGGTCTGCTGGACATCACCGACAACCTGAAGGATGGCGCCCTGGTGCCACCGGCCAACGTCGTGCGTCATGACGACGATGACCCCTACCTGGTGGTGGCGGCGGACAAGGGCACCGCGACCTTCTCCGACATCGCCAACGGCATCGCCATCGACTACGGCTTCTGGCTTGGCGACGCCTTTGCCTCCGGTGGTTCGGCCGGCTACGACCACAAGAAGATGGGCATCACCGCCAAGGGCGCGTGGGTCGGCGTGCAGCGCCACTTCCGCGAGCGCGGCATCAATGTCCAGGAAGACAGCGTCACCGTGGTCGGTATCGGCGACATGGCCGGCGACGTGTTCGGCAACGGCCTGCTGATGTCCGACAAGCTCAAGCTGGTCGCGGCGTTCAACCACCTGCACATCTTCATCGACCCGAACCCGGAGCCGGCATCCAGCTTCGCCGAGCGCCAGCGCCTGTTCGACCTGCCGCGTTCGGCTTGGTCCGATTACGACACCAGCATCATGTCCGCGGGCGGCGGCATCTTCTCGCGTAGCGCGAAGAGCATCGCCATTTCGCCGCAGATGAAAGAGCGCTTCGACATCCGTGCCGACAAGCTGACCCCGACCGAGCTGCTCAACGCCTTGCTCAAGGCGCCAGTGGACCTGTTGTGGAACGGCGGTATCGGTACTTACGTCAAGGCCAGCACCGAAAGCCACGCCGATGTCGGCGACAAGGCCAACGATGCGCTACGGGTGAACGGCAACGAACTGCGCTGCAAGGTGGTGGGCGAGGGCGGCAACCTGGGTATGACCCAGCTCGGTCGCGTCGAGTTCGGCCTCAATGGCGGCGGCTCCAACACCGACTTCATCGACAACGCTGGTGGCGTGGACTGCTCCGACCATGAAGTGAATATCAAGATCCTGCTCAACGAAGTGGTGCAGGCCGGCGATATGACCGAGAAGCAGCGCAACCAGTTGCTCGGCAGCATGACCGACGAGGTCGGCGGCCTGGTGCTGGGCAACAACTACAAGCAGACCCAGGCCCTGTCCCTGGCGGCGCGTCGTGCCTACGACCGCATCGCCGAGTACAAGCGCCTGATGAGCGATCTGGAAGGCCGTGGCAAGCTGGACCGGGCCATCGAGTTCCTGCCGTCGGAAGAGCAACTGGCCGAGCGTTTCGCGGCCGGCCAGGGGCTGACCCGCGCCGAACTGTCGGTGCTGATCTCCTACAGCAAGATCGACCTCAAGGCTGCGCTGCTCGACTCCAAGGTACCGGACGACGAGTACCTGACCCGCGACATGGAAACCGCGTTCCCACCGATGCTGGTGAGCAAGTTCGCCGATGCCATGCGTCGTCATCGCCTCAAGCGCGAGATCGTCAGCACCCAGATCGCCAACGACCTGGTCAACCACATGGGCATCACCTTCGTGCAGCGCCTGAAGGAGTCCACCGGCATGAGCCCGGCGAACGTGGCGGGTGCCTACGTGATCGTGCGGGACATCTTCCACCTGCCACACTGGTTCCGTCAGATCGAAGCCCTGGACTACAAGGTTGCGGCCGAGACCCAGCTGGAGCTGATGGACGAGCTGATGCGCCTGGGCCGTCGCGCCACGCGCTGGTTCTTGCGCAGCCGACGCAACGAGCAGGATGCTGCCCGTGATGTCGCGCACTTTGGTCCGCACCTGGCGGCGTTGGGCCTCAAGCTCGACGAGTTGCTGGAAGGCCCGACCCGCGAAGTCTGGCAGACCCGCTACCAGGCCTACGTCGAGGCTGGCGTACCTGAGCTGCTGGCGCGGATGGTGGCTGGCACCACGCACCTGTACACCCTGTTGCCGATCATCGAGGCCGCTGATGTGACCGGCCACGACGCCGCCGAGGTGGCCAGGGCCTACTTCGCGGTCGGCAGTGCGCTCGACCTGACCTGGTACTCCCAGCAGATCAGCGATCTGCGGGTGGCCAACAACTGGCAGGCTCAGGCCCGCGAAGCGTTCCGTGACGATGTCGACTGGCAGCAGCGTGCGATCACCATCTCGGTGCTCAAGCTGGCCGATGCGCCGCAAGACATGGAGGCCCGTGTAGCCCTGTGGCTGGAGCAGAACGCGAGCATGGCCGATCGCTGGCGTGCGATGCTGGTGGAAATCCGTGCCGCCAGCGGCACCGACTACGCCATGTACGCAGTCGCCAACCGTGAGCTGATGGACCTGGCATTGAGCGGTCAGCCAGTGCTCTGA
- a CDS encoding DUF4404 family protein — translation MSARDLQEQLNTLREQLEQNPPLPEEKRADLHELMQQIELQLQLESATQDSSLSDGVNLAVERFEIEHPAIAGTLRNIVQTLVNIGV, via the coding sequence ATGTCGGCCCGCGACCTGCAAGAACAGCTCAATACCCTGCGTGAGCAACTTGAACAGAACCCACCGCTGCCCGAAGAAAAGCGCGCAGACCTGCATGAACTGATGCAACAGATCGAACTGCAGCTACAACTGGAAAGCGCCACCCAGGACAGCAGCCTGTCAGATGGTGTGAACCTGGCGGTGGAACGCTTCGAAATCGAGCATCCGGCAATTGCCGGCACCTTGCGCAATATCGTGCAGACGCTGGTCAATATCGGCGTCTGA
- a CDS encoding phosphatase: MPLTAAAPLPTPTALLFGLTGCLVDFGARARPGQRVDEHRHATPGALEVLQDLKQLGVPCAWMDELPHEVSLPLAATLPGWIKPAGVAQHARWPAPNACWQALMELGVQQLEGCVLVSGEPRLLQSGLNAGLWTIGLASCGPLCGLTPLEWQALSREEREKKRGKATLALFSLGVHSVIDHLGELSTCMTDIAQRRLKGEKP, encoded by the coding sequence ATGCCACTCACCGCCGCCGCACCACTGCCCACGCCCACCGCCCTGCTCTTTGGCCTGACCGGCTGCCTGGTGGACTTCGGTGCCAGGGCCCGGCCCGGCCAGCGCGTCGATGAGCACCGCCACGCCACACCTGGGGCACTGGAAGTATTACAGGATTTGAAACAGCTTGGCGTGCCTTGTGCCTGGATGGACGAATTGCCCCACGAAGTCAGTCTCCCTCTGGCCGCCACCTTGCCTGGCTGGATCAAGCCCGCCGGCGTCGCTCAGCATGCCCGCTGGCCCGCGCCCAATGCCTGCTGGCAGGCGCTGATGGAGCTTGGCGTGCAGCAATTGGAAGGCTGCGTGCTGGTCAGCGGCGAACCACGCCTGCTGCAATCGGGACTCAATGCCGGTCTGTGGACCATTGGGCTGGCCTCCTGCGGTCCCTTGTGCGGCCTGACCCCACTCGAGTGGCAGGCGTTGAGCCGCGAGGAGCGGGAAAAGAAGCGTGGCAAGGCAACCCTGGCGCTGTTCAGCCTCGGTGTGCACTCGGTCATCGATCACCTGGGCGAACTGTCCACTTGCATGACCGACATCGCCCAACGTCGCCTCAAGGGCGAAAAACCCTGA
- a CDS encoding MlaA family lipoprotein produces the protein MRWIDRLARLSLCASVALVPFAAQAADEDPWESVNRPIFKFNDVLDTYALKPLAQGYQAVTPQFLEDGIHNVFRNFGDVGNLVNDVLQFKPQAAGVDTARLLLNTTLGVGGLFDVGTRMGLQRNDEDFGQTLGHWGVGSGPYVVVPFFGPSTLRDAPAKVVDSYTEPYRYIHDVPARNITFGLDVIDTRASLLSSEKLISGDKYIFIRNAYLQNREFKVKDGKVVDDF, from the coding sequence ATGCGCTGGATCGATCGTCTAGCTCGACTGTCTCTGTGTGCCAGCGTGGCGCTGGTGCCATTTGCCGCGCAAGCGGCGGACGAAGATCCGTGGGAAAGCGTCAACCGTCCAATCTTCAAGTTCAACGATGTGCTGGACACCTACGCACTGAAACCCTTGGCCCAGGGCTATCAGGCCGTGACCCCGCAGTTCCTCGAAGACGGGATTCACAATGTCTTTCGCAACTTCGGTGATGTCGGCAACCTGGTCAACGACGTCCTGCAGTTCAAGCCACAGGCTGCGGGTGTCGATACCGCGCGCCTGTTGCTCAACACCACCCTGGGCGTAGGCGGCCTCTTCGACGTCGGTACCCGGATGGGGCTGCAACGCAACGACGAAGACTTCGGTCAGACCCTCGGTCATTGGGGTGTGGGCAGTGGTCCTTACGTGGTTGTGCCGTTCTTCGGCCCGAGCACTCTGCGGGATGCGCCCGCCAAGGTGGTCGACAGCTACACCGAACCCTACCGTTACATCCATGACGTGCCTGCGCGCAACATCACCTTCGGCCTGGACGTGATCGACACCCGCGCGAGCCTGTTGTCGAGCGAGAAGCTGATCAGCGGCGACAAGTACATCTTCATCCGCAATGCCTATTTGCAGAACCGCGAGTTCAAGGTAAAAGACGGCAAGGTCGTGGACGATTTCTGA